Proteins encoded in a region of the Frondihabitans sp. 762G35 genome:
- a CDS encoding DUF2510 domain-containing protein, giving the protein MIDLPPPTTPAGWYPDGVPEQERWWDGTGWTERTRGARSDAATPEPTATGVRVVRGATGYAELDGDVLLFRSKPDRPALQRIPLNTVDDVVVSRSGNAFDVVRHGARPRRRPGLLSETSLQRGGRTSPDEWRAFLDALSAAVAAAVPKFPADAD; this is encoded by the coding sequence GTGATCGACCTGCCGCCGCCGACCACGCCGGCCGGCTGGTATCCCGACGGCGTTCCCGAGCAGGAGCGGTGGTGGGACGGCACCGGCTGGACGGAGCGGACCCGCGGTGCCCGGAGCGACGCCGCGACTCCCGAGCCGACGGCCACCGGCGTCCGGGTCGTCCGCGGCGCCACCGGGTACGCCGAGCTCGACGGCGACGTCCTCCTCTTCCGTTCGAAGCCCGACCGGCCCGCGCTCCAGCGGATCCCGCTCAACACGGTCGACGACGTGGTGGTCTCCCGGAGCGGCAACGCGTTCGACGTCGTGCGGCACGGCGCGCGCCCGCGACGGCGACCCGGCCTGCTGTCGGAGACGTCGCTCCAGCGGGGCGGTCGCACCTCGCCCGACGAGTGGCGGGCCTTCCTCGACGCGCTCTCCGCGGCCGTCGCGGCCGCCGTGCCGAAGTTCCCCGCCGACGCCGACTGA
- a CDS encoding MFS transporter — protein MTDTRRRWIGLVFISVAVALIIVDSTIVNVAIPSIIDDLGITSTQVQWVQESYTLVFAALLLVFGTLADRYGRRRILLTGVAVFGLSSILAALAGTGDLLIGARVLQGIGGAMVLPTTLSLINATFRGKERGIAFAVWGSTIGGMVAVGPLLGGWLTTSFSWRWAFGINVPLGAVIIVGVLLFVAPSRAEGEPQRVDVVGAVLSVLASATLVFGLIEGRTYGWWTATKSFSVGSFTWPFALSPIPVAFAVTLVSGVAVVLWGLSRQRRGRPALLALSLFRIPSFRNGNIAAMIVSLGEFGIILSLPLWLQNVVGYTALGTGFVLLALAIGSFVASGISASVLVKRLSPVAIVRIGIAAEIVGVAGLGLVISATATWVVLVLFLFVYGFGVGLATAQLTGVVLTDVPVEMSGQGSGTSSTARQIGSALGIAVLGTVLFTTTGTALTGRLGDLPEAARSDVVDSVVTSAGASIPALEKTSQAVAEAARIAFSDGTRASAFAAAAFLVVGLLATLRLSGRRETDDEASPTV, from the coding sequence GTGACGGACACCAGGCGCCGATGGATCGGCCTCGTCTTCATCAGCGTCGCCGTCGCCCTCATCATCGTCGACTCGACGATCGTGAACGTGGCGATCCCGTCGATCATCGACGACCTCGGGATCACGTCCACCCAGGTGCAGTGGGTGCAGGAGAGCTACACGCTCGTCTTCGCCGCGCTGCTGCTGGTCTTCGGGACTCTCGCCGACCGGTACGGGAGGCGCCGCATCCTGCTGACCGGAGTCGCCGTCTTCGGCCTGTCGTCGATCCTCGCGGCTCTCGCCGGGACCGGCGACCTGCTCATCGGCGCCCGCGTGCTCCAAGGGATCGGCGGGGCCATGGTCCTGCCGACGACGCTCTCCCTCATCAACGCCACCTTCCGCGGGAAGGAGCGCGGCATCGCGTTCGCCGTGTGGGGGTCCACGATCGGCGGGATGGTCGCCGTGGGGCCGCTCCTCGGCGGCTGGCTGACGACGTCGTTCTCGTGGCGCTGGGCCTTCGGGATCAACGTCCCGCTCGGCGCCGTCATCATCGTCGGCGTCCTGCTGTTCGTCGCTCCGAGCCGGGCCGAGGGCGAGCCGCAGCGGGTTGACGTCGTCGGAGCGGTCCTGTCGGTCCTGGCGAGCGCGACGCTGGTGTTCGGCCTGATCGAGGGTCGCACCTACGGCTGGTGGACGGCCACGAAGTCCTTCTCGGTCGGCTCGTTCACCTGGCCGTTCGCGCTCTCGCCGATCCCGGTCGCCTTCGCCGTCACCCTCGTGTCGGGCGTGGCCGTCGTCCTGTGGGGTCTGTCCCGCCAGCGACGGGGACGCCCGGCGCTCCTCGCGCTGTCGCTCTTCCGCATCCCCTCCTTCCGGAACGGCAACATCGCGGCGATGATCGTCTCGCTCGGGGAGTTCGGCATCATCCTGTCGCTGCCGCTCTGGCTTCAGAACGTCGTCGGCTACACCGCCCTCGGAACGGGCTTCGTCCTCCTCGCCCTCGCCATCGGATCGTTCGTCGCCAGCGGCATCTCGGCGAGCGTCCTGGTGAAGAGGCTCTCGCCGGTCGCGATCGTCCGCATCGGCATCGCCGCCGAGATCGTCGGGGTCGCAGGTCTCGGCCTCGTCATCAGCGCCACGGCCACATGGGTCGTCCTCGTGCTCTTCCTCTTCGTGTACGGCTTCGGCGTCGGCCTCGCGACGGCCCAGCTCACCGGCGTCGTCCTCACCGACGTCCCCGTCGAGATGAGCGGTCAGGGCTCGGGCACCTCGAGCACCGCGCGGCAGATCGGCTCCGCGCTCGGCATCGCCGTGCTCGGCACCGTCCTCTTCACGACGACCGGCACGGCCCTCACCGGGCGGTTGGGCGACCTGCCCGAGGCGGCCCGGTCCGATGTCGTCGACTCGGTCGTCACCAGCGCGGGAGCCTCCATCCCCGCGCTCGAGAAGACCAGCCAGGCCGTGGCCGAGGCCGCCCGCATCGCCTTCAGCGACGGCACGCGCGCGTCCGCGTTCGCCGCGGCCGCGTTCCTGGTCGTGGGCCTCCTGGCGACGCTGCGCCTCTCGGGGCGGCGGGAGACCGACGACGAGGCGTCCCCGACCGTCTGA
- a CDS encoding 3-hydroxyacyl-CoA dehydrogenase: protein MTTTFTRVTILGAGVLGSQIAFQAANHGKEVTLYDVSDEAVEAAKARLEAIVSLFVHEVPSADRDAATTAAHSISFSTDLEASVRDTDLVIEAVPERIDLKRDVYTRIGSAAGPRTVFATNSSTLLPSALAESTGRPERFLALHFANHVWVNNTAEIMGTPETSPGVYADVVAFAREIGMVPIELHREQSGYVLNSLLIPLLNAAAGLLLKGVATPETIDTTWRIGTGAPKGPFEIFDIVGLRTAYAISSEAGGDSAIFADYLKTEYLDKGKLGVESGEGFYRYPAA from the coding sequence ATGACGACGACGTTCACCCGCGTGACCATTCTCGGAGCCGGGGTCCTCGGATCCCAGATCGCCTTCCAGGCGGCCAACCACGGCAAGGAGGTGACTCTCTACGACGTGTCCGACGAGGCCGTCGAGGCGGCGAAGGCGCGCCTCGAGGCCATCGTGTCGCTCTTCGTGCACGAGGTGCCGTCCGCGGACCGCGACGCGGCCACCACGGCGGCGCACTCCATCTCCTTCAGCACCGACCTCGAGGCCTCGGTCCGCGACACCGACCTCGTGATCGAGGCGGTCCCCGAGCGCATCGACCTCAAGCGCGACGTCTACACCCGCATCGGCTCCGCCGCCGGTCCCCGGACGGTCTTCGCCACGAACTCGTCGACGCTGCTGCCGAGCGCCCTCGCCGAGTCGACGGGCCGGCCCGAGCGGTTCCTGGCGCTCCACTTCGCCAACCACGTCTGGGTCAACAACACGGCCGAGATCATGGGGACGCCGGAGACCTCGCCCGGGGTCTACGCCGACGTCGTGGCGTTCGCCCGCGAGATCGGGATGGTGCCGATTGAGCTGCACCGCGAGCAGTCCGGCTACGTCCTCAACTCGCTCCTCATCCCGCTGCTCAATGCGGCGGCGGGGCTCCTGCTCAAGGGCGTCGCGACCCCCGAGACGATCGACACGACCTGGCGGATCGGGACGGGTGCGCCCAAGGGCCCGTTCGAGATCTTCGACATCGTCGGCCTCCGCACCGCGTACGCCATCTCCTCCGAGGCGGGCGGCGATTCCGCGATCTTCGCGGACTACCTCAAGACCGAGTACCTCGACAAGGGCAAGCTGGGCGTCGAGTCGGGCGAGGGCTTCTACCGCTACCCGGCCGCCTGA
- a CDS encoding SRPBCC family protein: MTITANAVAEGYVEAPLDTAWAVGTPMTPVGYYPKYGPLPAVVGVRDQTGPWDAVGQTRQLLLSDGSSVIEHLKQIEKHATFVYELTDFTKILGRLVSGGRAVWVYRAEGSGTTIRWSYSFFARPGMGLPTMLIVRLFWAPYMRRVLPGILAEIARRR, encoded by the coding sequence ATGACGATCACCGCGAACGCCGTCGCCGAGGGTTACGTCGAAGCTCCCCTCGACACCGCCTGGGCCGTCGGGACGCCCATGACCCCCGTCGGCTACTACCCGAAGTACGGTCCGCTCCCCGCCGTCGTCGGCGTCCGCGACCAGACCGGCCCGTGGGACGCCGTCGGCCAGACGCGTCAGCTCCTGCTCTCGGACGGCAGCAGCGTCATCGAGCACCTGAAGCAGATCGAGAAGCACGCGACGTTCGTCTACGAGCTGACCGACTTCACCAAGATCCTGGGACGCCTCGTCTCCGGAGGCCGCGCCGTCTGGGTCTACCGGGCCGAGGGCTCCGGGACGACCATCCGCTGGTCGTACTCGTTCTTCGCCCGACCCGGGATGGGCCTTCCCACGATGCTGATCGTGCGCCTCTTCTGGGCGCCCTACATGCGGCGCGTGCTGCCCGGCATCCTCGCGGAGATCGCCCGCCGGCGCTGA
- a CDS encoding aldo/keto reductase — MNVHGNDALPTETDHAGRDARPTTTTTLRWGIVGPGSIASRFASQLLGSETGRLVAVASRSRDRAEAFAAEHSPEGRPARVHDDYDALFADPEVDAVYVATVHTEHVRLALRAIEAGKHVICEKPLAVEHAGVMVLVEAARRAGVYLAEGFMYRFHPQIARFAELLRDGEIGTLEHVDASFAFAADLPPDHRLASPDLAGGGILDVGGYPVSIARLVAGIAEGKPFAEPVSLTAKGTLGSTGVDDWATASLVFASGLTASVRSGVRLQDDNAVVVTGSAGRIVLRDPWVPSDVDGSDIEVHVVGRDVRTIHVAPAPQWGLQADAAAANLALGQSPEIGWADSLGNAAVLDAWREAIGLRYPFESDTAFVPTASGRPLRVRDDAAMRYGTIAGIDKRISRLVLGCDNQRTIGHATAMFDNFVELGGNAFDTGYIYGDGLMERLLGQWIANRGIRDDVMVIGKGAHTPHCDPESLTRQLTETLDRLQTDHVDLYLMHRDNLSIPVGEFVDVLDEHAKAGRIRAFGGSNWTIARFEEAQAYAHSHDKQAFAALSDHFGLARALDVPWAGCEHVTDPADREWLERTGTALLPWSSQARGFFARADPRDLSDPELVRCYYSDDNFERLSRARSLATDLGVAPTAVALAYVLAQSFPTFALIGPRSLEETRTSLAGLDIELTTEQVAWLDLRG; from the coding sequence GTGAACGTTCACGGCAACGATGCCCTCCCCACAGAGACCGACCATGCGGGCCGTGACGCCCGCCCGACCACGACCACGACGCTTCGCTGGGGCATCGTCGGCCCCGGCAGCATCGCCTCGCGGTTCGCCTCGCAGCTCCTCGGGAGCGAGACGGGTCGCCTCGTCGCGGTGGCCAGCCGCTCGCGAGACCGTGCCGAGGCCTTCGCCGCCGAGCACTCGCCCGAGGGGCGTCCGGCCCGCGTGCACGACGACTACGACGCGCTGTTCGCCGACCCCGAGGTCGACGCCGTCTACGTGGCCACCGTCCACACGGAGCACGTCCGACTCGCGCTCCGGGCGATCGAGGCGGGAAAGCACGTCATCTGCGAGAAGCCGCTGGCCGTCGAACACGCGGGCGTGATGGTCCTCGTCGAGGCGGCTCGCCGCGCGGGCGTCTACCTCGCCGAAGGTTTCATGTACCGGTTCCACCCCCAGATCGCTCGGTTCGCCGAGCTCCTCCGCGACGGCGAGATCGGGACCCTCGAGCACGTCGACGCGTCGTTCGCGTTCGCCGCCGACCTGCCTCCCGACCACCGCCTCGCCTCACCCGACCTCGCCGGCGGCGGGATCCTCGACGTCGGCGGCTACCCCGTCTCGATCGCACGCCTGGTGGCGGGAATCGCCGAGGGGAAGCCCTTCGCCGAGCCCGTGTCGCTCACCGCGAAGGGCACTCTCGGCTCGACCGGCGTCGACGACTGGGCGACGGCGTCGCTCGTCTTCGCCTCCGGCCTCACCGCCTCCGTCCGCAGCGGCGTCCGCCTCCAGGACGACAACGCGGTCGTCGTCACGGGATCGGCCGGGCGCATCGTGCTCCGCGACCCGTGGGTGCCCAGCGATGTCGACGGGTCGGACATCGAGGTGCACGTCGTCGGGCGCGACGTGCGGACGATCCACGTGGCTCCTGCGCCCCAGTGGGGTCTCCAGGCCGACGCCGCCGCCGCGAACCTCGCCCTCGGACAGAGCCCCGAGATCGGCTGGGCCGACAGCCTCGGCAACGCGGCCGTCCTCGACGCCTGGCGCGAGGCCATCGGTCTCCGCTACCCGTTCGAGAGCGACACCGCGTTCGTGCCGACCGCCTCCGGGAGGCCCCTGCGCGTGCGTGACGACGCGGCGATGCGCTACGGAACGATCGCCGGTATCGACAAGCGGATCTCGCGCCTCGTCCTCGGCTGCGACAACCAGCGCACGATCGGCCACGCCACCGCCATGTTCGACAACTTCGTCGAACTCGGCGGCAACGCGTTCGACACCGGGTACATCTACGGCGACGGTCTGATGGAGCGCCTCCTCGGCCAGTGGATCGCCAATCGAGGCATCCGCGACGACGTGATGGTCATCGGCAAGGGCGCCCACACCCCGCACTGCGATCCGGAGTCGCTGACGCGCCAGCTCACCGAGACCCTCGACCGGCTGCAGACGGACCACGTCGACCTGTACCTGATGCACCGCGACAACCTGAGCATCCCGGTCGGCGAATTCGTCGACGTCCTCGACGAGCACGCGAAGGCCGGCAGGATCCGCGCCTTCGGCGGCTCGAACTGGACGATCGCGCGCTTCGAGGAGGCCCAGGCCTACGCGCACAGCCACGACAAGCAGGCCTTCGCGGCCCTGAGCGACCATTTCGGGCTCGCCCGCGCGCTCGACGTGCCGTGGGCCGGGTGCGAGCACGTGACGGATCCGGCCGACCGCGAGTGGCTGGAGAGGACGGGCACGGCGCTCCTGCCCTGGTCGTCGCAGGCGCGCGGCTTCTTCGCGCGGGCCGACCCCCGCGACCTCTCCGACCCGGAGCTGGTGCGCTGCTACTACAGCGACGACAACTTCGAGCGACTGAGTCGGGCCCGCAGCCTGGCCACCGACCTCGGCGTCGCCCCGACGGCAGTCGCTCTGGCCTACGTGCTCGCGCAGTCGTTCCCCACGTTCGCGCTCATCGGACCGCGCTCGCTCGAGGAGACTCGCACCTCGCTCGCCGGACTCGACATCGAGCTGACGACCGAGCAGGTGGCCTGGCTCGACCTGCGCGGCTGA
- a CDS encoding LacI family DNA-binding transcriptional regulator, producing MKPGTSRTKRATVIDVAELAGVSRQTVTRAMNDMTGISVETKARVLQAAKDLRYRPSRFGRGLVVGHQLTLGLVVEDLTNPYFPELAAGVVDSATAAGWNVLVADGAHRPNDPEAFLRGLTEQVDALIGYLRIPSSRFDDVFGDLPVVALEGSQEEGQRGIVELDFGPGLDEAVAHLVSEGRRRIVMVDAGDPDDPSARSRDYEAAMTLRGLEPRVFSEGDGPTSAETAVAEVLRDVPDVDAIIAFNDMHAFGLMRAAQHAGVVVPDQCAILGIDGLSMGVVSTPELSSLDLDIASLGRTAVDLILGMHAGDLPPSGPEVHRVVTHSLLLRQSA from the coding sequence ATGAAGCCAGGAACGTCGCGCACGAAGAGGGCGACCGTCATCGACGTCGCCGAACTCGCGGGGGTCTCGCGACAGACCGTCACCCGGGCCATGAACGACATGACGGGTATCTCCGTCGAGACGAAGGCCCGCGTGCTCCAGGCCGCGAAAGACCTCCGCTATCGTCCGAGCCGGTTCGGCCGCGGCCTCGTCGTCGGGCACCAGCTCACCCTGGGGCTCGTGGTGGAGGATCTCACCAACCCGTACTTCCCCGAGCTCGCCGCCGGGGTGGTCGACAGCGCGACGGCGGCCGGCTGGAACGTCCTCGTCGCCGACGGCGCGCACCGGCCGAACGACCCGGAGGCGTTCCTCCGCGGCCTGACCGAACAGGTCGACGCACTGATCGGCTACCTGCGCATCCCCTCGTCGCGCTTCGACGACGTGTTCGGCGATCTTCCGGTCGTCGCCCTCGAGGGCTCGCAGGAGGAGGGGCAGCGCGGCATCGTCGAGCTCGACTTCGGCCCGGGGCTCGACGAGGCCGTCGCCCATCTCGTCTCGGAGGGGCGACGCCGCATCGTCATGGTCGACGCCGGCGATCCCGACGACCCGAGCGCCCGGAGCCGCGACTACGAAGCCGCCATGACCCTGCGCGGCCTCGAACCGCGGGTCTTCTCCGAGGGGGACGGGCCCACCTCCGCCGAGACGGCGGTCGCGGAGGTGCTCCGGGACGTCCCCGACGTCGACGCGATCATCGCCTTCAACGACATGCACGCGTTCGGCCTCATGCGAGCCGCGCAGCACGCCGGCGTGGTCGTCCCCGACCAGTGCGCGATCCTCGGCATCGACGGGCTCTCGATGGGTGTCGTGTCCACTCCGGAGCTCTCGAGCCTCGACCTCGACATCGCCTCCCTGGGGCGGACGGCCGTCGACCTCATCCTGGGCATGCACGCGGGCGATCTCCCGCCGAGCGGCCCGGAGGTGCACCGGGTCGTGACCCACTCGCTCCTGCTCCGCCAGTCGGCCTGA
- a CDS encoding peptidoglycan D,D-transpeptidase FtsI family protein, giving the protein MRQTLAMILVFALAGVFTVRLVDIQVVQAEELRLQAVEKRSIPVTLYGTRGDIVDRSGTVLAGSVSRYDLTVAPKIATAYRGALGSATIRTISLDEALAALSKVAGTPAATMKKTILADPTSEFAYLAKGLDVTAYRAAVALGIPWLSSEKQAARTYPNGAVAGNLTGFMGTDGAQAGLEYSYDRCLAGANGKQTYERGEDWVRLPGSTVTEKPAQDGGVLRTTIDADLQFLTQQVLQEQATALRAESATATVSDPKTGEILALADYPSVDPNDVSATKDPGDFGSKALTALYEPGSTMKAAIAAALIDSGKADPLTQAVVPYARTFPWGGRISDAEFHPVENLTLAGILARSSNVGITEMGERLTAQQRFDYQKKFGLFQADPALTFPGLASWPDRTSPKWDQQTNINSMFGQGVSTTALQVAGIYQTLANGGVRVPLHLVTGCEKPDGSVVSKPAVAPVRVVSEKAADETVRMLQSTLLDGGTLAGMEKVSGYNVAAKTGTAEVAEPNGAGYGSQRIISVAGIAPAENPKFVVTVTFTKPQASKFSSAAAPAFHELMSLVLEKYRVAPSTSPENTYPTTW; this is encoded by the coding sequence GTGCGGCAGACACTGGCCATGATCCTGGTCTTCGCGCTGGCCGGCGTCTTCACCGTGCGGCTGGTCGACATCCAGGTCGTCCAGGCCGAGGAGCTGCGGCTCCAGGCGGTCGAGAAGCGCAGCATCCCCGTCACGCTCTACGGCACCCGCGGCGACATCGTCGACCGCTCCGGGACCGTCCTCGCCGGGAGCGTGTCCCGCTACGACCTCACCGTGGCGCCGAAGATCGCCACCGCCTACCGGGGTGCCCTCGGGAGCGCGACCATCCGCACCATCTCCCTCGACGAGGCTCTCGCGGCCCTGTCGAAGGTCGCCGGGACGCCCGCGGCGACCATGAAGAAGACCATCCTGGCCGACCCCACATCGGAGTTCGCGTACCTGGCCAAGGGCCTCGACGTGACCGCCTACCGCGCAGCCGTCGCGCTCGGTATCCCCTGGCTGTCGTCCGAGAAGCAGGCCGCTCGCACCTATCCCAACGGAGCCGTCGCCGGGAACCTCACGGGTTTCATGGGCACCGACGGCGCGCAGGCGGGACTCGAGTACTCCTACGACCGCTGCCTCGCCGGCGCGAACGGCAAGCAGACCTACGAGCGCGGCGAGGACTGGGTCCGCCTCCCGGGCAGCACCGTGACCGAGAAGCCCGCTCAGGACGGCGGCGTGCTCCGGACGACGATCGACGCCGACCTGCAGTTCCTGACCCAGCAGGTCCTGCAGGAGCAGGCGACAGCTCTCCGGGCCGAGTCGGCCACGGCGACCGTCAGCGACCCGAAGACCGGCGAGATCCTCGCCCTCGCGGACTACCCGAGCGTCGACCCCAACGACGTGTCCGCCACCAAGGATCCGGGGGACTTCGGCTCCAAGGCGCTCACGGCGCTCTACGAGCCGGGATCGACGATGAAGGCGGCCATCGCCGCCGCACTCATCGACAGCGGCAAGGCGGACCCGCTGACCCAGGCGGTCGTGCCCTACGCCCGCACGTTCCCGTGGGGCGGCCGGATCAGCGACGCCGAGTTCCACCCCGTCGAGAACCTCACCCTCGCCGGGATCCTCGCCCGGTCGTCCAACGTCGGCATCACCGAGATGGGCGAACGCCTCACGGCTCAGCAGCGATTCGACTACCAGAAGAAGTTCGGCCTCTTCCAGGCCGATCCCGCCCTCACCTTCCCCGGACTCGCCTCCTGGCCCGATCGGACGTCGCCGAAGTGGGACCAGCAGACGAACATCAACTCGATGTTCGGCCAGGGCGTGTCGACGACCGCTCTCCAGGTGGCGGGCATCTACCAGACCCTCGCCAACGGCGGCGTGCGGGTGCCACTGCACCTCGTCACCGGCTGCGAGAAGCCCGACGGCAGCGTCGTGTCGAAGCCCGCGGTCGCCCCCGTCCGCGTCGTGTCGGAGAAGGCCGCCGACGAGACCGTCCGGATGCTCCAGAGCACCCTCCTCGACGGCGGCACCCTGGCCGGCATGGAGAAGGTCTCCGGCTACAACGTCGCCGCCAAGACGGGCACGGCCGAGGTGGCCGAGCCGAACGGTGCCGGCTACGGTTCGCAGCGCATCATCTCGGTGGCGGGCATCGCGCCCGCCGAGAATCCGAAGTTCGTCGTGACCGTGACCTTCACGAAACCGCAGGCCAGCAAGTTCTCGAGCGCCGCGGCTCCGGCGTTCCACGAGCTCATGTCGCTCGTGCTCGAGAAGTACCGCGTGGCGCCCTCCACGTCGCCGGAGAACACCTACCCGACGACGTGGTGA